A section of the Flavobacterium ardleyense genome encodes:
- a CDS encoding T9SS type A sorting domain-containing protein gives MKKALLLLLFIVFNHNLQAQTPNIGQYSTAEVVEGGIQISIDVFTMMATSYLGHTYTVEDNLLKVTACYHETILAMPSDYTIEIFIPIANPELYNIEIYHYNSLVSEECDYNSLFDSSFIPLHTANFEQDSQNVLLFPNPAKDQFEIQSEVLEINSVKFYNLLGQLVKSSKVLKNDVSELANGIYILLLETENRILTRRLLIDK, from the coding sequence ATGAAAAAAGCTCTACTCCTATTACTTTTTATTGTTTTTAACCACAATTTGCAAGCGCAAACACCAAATATTGGTCAATATTCAACCGCTGAAGTGGTTGAGGGAGGAATTCAGATAAGTATTGATGTGTTTACGATGATGGCGACAAGTTATTTAGGACACACCTACACAGTCGAAGATAATCTTCTAAAAGTTACGGCTTGTTACCATGAGACTATTCTCGCGATGCCTAGTGATTATACGATAGAAATATTTATTCCAATTGCAAATCCGGAGTTGTATAATATTGAGATATATCACTATAATTCTTTGGTATCGGAAGAGTGTGATTATAATAGTCTTTTCGATAGCAGTTTTATTCCGTTGCATACTGCAAATTTCGAACAAGACTCACAAAATGTATTATTGTTTCCAAATCCAGCCAAGGATCAATTTGAAATACAGTCTGAAGTTCTTGAAATCAACTCGGTCAAATTCTACAATTTACTAGGACAATTAGTAAAAAGTTCTAAAGTTTTGAAGAATGATGTTTCAGAATTAGCAAACGGAATTTATATCTTGTTGCTCGAAACAGAAAATAGAATTTTAACAAGAAGACTGCTAATAGACAAGTAA
- a CDS encoding ABC transporter ATP-binding protein: MNLIQLFKRLRFFVKPYQKWVMITLFLTLIGSFMAQVNAYVLRYTVDELALMTTGEKLIQDGTKLLIMISVVLLVKELVYALVQYGQKFFGEKLRIYVTRDISQLIVERILTYRMAFYTATENESGKLQTRIDLGVSSLTRLVRNLFIDIFPLFANAIIALIAMFIANVYVGLVSVMIIPIYFYVSARQADKLGGFRRSMRDYRESKNNRIIGLIESITVIKSFNREKSEAGRHEKIQFDMTENQMKTRQISFLFDGLKSFLEQFGLVAIIILTVYLVLNGSMTVGAIMFHVMLFANVSAPIRQLQRIYDEVNDAIIYSEGFFEILDAENQKEPSGTYIPEKVVGNFTVKDVEFTYPNGVHALNNVSFTVPANTITALVGLSGAGKSTLVNLLDKFYEPNSGEILLDGIDLQKFDTQWLRDNIGLVLQRNHIFNDTVSENIRYGNQDATHEEIVAAAKKAYIHEQIMNLPKGYNSKADQLSGGQQQRISIARLFLKNPPIIILDEPTASLDAIATQEIKKSLDAIKKDRTVIIISHSISQIIDAENVVVLKQGTVIEQGTHDELYKNESTYYEIFNALANSLNIEKISETIR, from the coding sequence GTGAATTTAATTCAACTTTTTAAACGCCTTCGTTTCTTCGTTAAGCCTTACCAAAAGTGGGTAATGATCACCCTATTTCTGACTCTCATCGGATCATTTATGGCGCAGGTAAATGCGTATGTTTTACGCTACACTGTGGATGAGCTAGCATTGATGACTACCGGAGAGAAATTAATTCAGGATGGTACGAAGCTTTTGATAATGATAAGTGTTGTACTTCTGGTTAAGGAATTGGTGTATGCCCTAGTCCAATATGGGCAAAAGTTCTTTGGTGAAAAATTGCGAATTTATGTTACAAGAGATATTTCGCAGTTAATTGTAGAAAGGATTCTAACCTATAGGATGGCATTCTATACCGCTACCGAAAATGAAAGCGGAAAATTACAAACGCGAATTGATCTCGGCGTTTCCAGCTTAACCAGGCTAGTTCGCAACCTTTTTATTGATATTTTTCCACTGTTTGCAAATGCGATTATTGCACTGATTGCGATGTTTATTGCCAATGTGTATGTCGGATTAGTCAGTGTGATGATAATCCCAATTTACTTTTATGTCAGCGCACGTCAAGCGGACAAACTTGGAGGTTTCCGACGCAGTATGCGTGATTACCGCGAATCCAAGAACAATAGAATTATCGGACTCATCGAATCAATCACTGTAATAAAATCTTTCAATCGAGAAAAATCTGAAGCTGGTAGACATGAAAAGATTCAATTTGATATGACTGAAAATCAAATGAAAACGCGTCAAATAAGTTTTTTGTTTGACGGATTAAAGTCTTTCTTAGAACAATTTGGATTGGTAGCGATTATTATTTTGACTGTCTATTTAGTATTAAACGGAAGTATGACCGTCGGAGCTATTATGTTTCACGTAATGCTTTTCGCCAATGTTTCAGCACCAATCCGACAATTGCAACGAATTTATGACGAGGTAAACGATGCAATAATTTACTCCGAAGGATTTTTTGAAATCCTCGACGCCGAAAATCAAAAAGAACCAAGCGGTACTTATATTCCCGAAAAGGTAGTTGGAAACTTTACGGTCAAAGATGTCGAATTCACTTATCCAAATGGCGTTCATGCGCTTAACAATGTTTCGTTTACAGTTCCGGCAAATACGATCACTGCTTTGGTTGGGCTCAGTGGAGCAGGGAAGAGCACATTGGTGAACCTACTTGATAAATTTTATGAACCCAATTCTGGCGAAATACTCCTTGACGGAATCGATTTACAGAAATTCGACACTCAGTGGTTGCGCGACAATATCGGACTAGTATTACAACGAAATCATATTTTTAATGATACGGTTTCTGAAAATATTAGGTACGGAAATCAAGATGCTACTCACGAAGAAATTGTGGCTGCCGCCAAGAAAGCTTATATACATGAGCAGATCATGAATTTACCAAAAGGTTATAACTCAAAAGCCGATCAGCTCTCCGGAGGTCAACAACAACGTATTTCCATAGCAAGGCTATTCCTAAAAAATCCGCCGATAATTATTCTGGACGAACCAACTGCAAGTTTGGATGCAATTGCCACTCAGGAAATTAAGAAAAGTCTTGACGCCATAAAAAAAGATAGAACTGTGATTATTATCTCGCACAGTATCTCGCAAATTATCGATGCTGAAAATGTGGTCGTATTGAAGCAGGGAACTGTTATAGAACAAGGAACTCACGATGAATTATACAAAAACGAAAGTACTTACTACGAAATTTTCAATGCCCTGGCAAATAGTCTAAATATCGAAAAAATCTCTGAAACGATACGATAA
- a CDS encoding YciE/YciF ferroxidase family protein produces MKTTDKKDTKETEKKATSATTKTASKTAEKSTAKSDSKSTSTAKSGGKEVKAKKSAAEDLREFFVDALKDIYWAEKALTKALPKMSKNATSKKLIEALNSHLTETEGQIERLQQVFEMIGEKAVAKKCEAMAGLIKEGEEILEETEPGAVRDAGIIAASQKIEHYEIATYGTLCAYAKTLGEIKAGKLLHESLEEEKAADKTLTEAAYNDINFDAAEA; encoded by the coding sequence ATGAAAACTACGGACAAAAAAGATACCAAAGAAACCGAAAAAAAAGCAACTTCAGCTACAACTAAAACTGCAAGCAAAACTGCCGAAAAATCTACAGCAAAATCTGACTCTAAGTCGACTTCTACTGCCAAAAGCGGAGGAAAAGAAGTGAAAGCAAAGAAAAGTGCTGCAGAAGATTTGAGAGAATTCTTTGTTGATGCATTAAAAGATATTTATTGGGCAGAAAAAGCATTGACCAAAGCGTTGCCAAAAATGTCAAAAAATGCCACTAGCAAGAAACTAATTGAAGCGTTAAATTCGCATCTAACCGAAACGGAAGGTCAGATAGAAAGACTACAACAAGTATTTGAAATGATTGGTGAGAAAGCGGTTGCCAAAAAATGTGAGGCAATGGCGGGACTGATTAAAGAAGGGGAAGAAATCCTTGAAGAAACTGAGCCAGGAGCTGTACGTGACGCTGGAATTATCGCGGCATCTCAAAAAATTGAACACTACGAGATTGCGACTTACGGTACTCTTTGTGCTTACGCAAAAACGCTAGGTGAAATTAAAGCAGGAAAATTATTGCACGAATCTCTAGAAGAAGAAAAAGCAGCAGATAAAACATTGACAGAAGCGGCTTATAATGACATTAATTTTGATGCTGCAGAAGCATAA
- a CDS encoding catalase, which yields MDNKSDKAKDSAKITQLRDDMTDATGKPLTTRQGLKVNDTNNSLKSGPRGSTLLEDFLLREKITSFDHERIPERIVHARGSGAHGVFELYKPQGEFTKAGIFNDTSRKTPVFVRFSTVAGSKGSTDLARDVRGFAVKFYTEEGTWDLIGNNMPIFFIQDAMKFPDLVHAVKPEPNKEIPQAASAHDTFYDFVSLTPETLHNQIWVMSDRAIPRSLRMMEGFGIHTYRLINEKGEAHFVKFHWKPVLGVHSVTWDEAVKISGADSDFHRRDLWDAIDSGQFPEWELGFQIVPEADEHKYEFDLLDPTKLIPEEMVPVTIVGKMTLNRNPENFFAETEQVAFLPGNIVPGIDFSNDPLLQGRLFSYRDTQLSRLGSPNFHQIPINKPIVEVHNNQRDGQMQMSIPKGNTAYFPNTLGGGCPHMSKVSDGAFESYAERIDSNKIRTRSESFIDFFSQPALFYRSLQKWEQQHVMEAYAFELGKCTHQHIQERMLWMVNEINEDLAAQVAKKLGLKVPDTIEQPINQAISADCNVEDFQPGKAKNYLDKSPALSQDKSKFDTIATRQIACLMADGFSMKDFDAMKKTLEAKHAVVKIIAPHGGTITCDTGMEHKVDAAIATTESVLFDAIYIPGGQKSIDGLKAEKKYVKFINEALKHCKAIAADNEGEDMLNKTFVSDFKDDKAILINADAQKFVDAIAKHRNWDRMERASDLPV from the coding sequence ATGGACAATAAATCAGACAAAGCAAAAGATTCAGCAAAAATCACTCAACTCCGTGATGATATGACTGATGCAACTGGAAAACCACTAACTACGCGACAAGGATTAAAGGTTAATGACACCAATAATTCGCTCAAATCAGGACCTCGAGGCTCGACATTGTTGGAGGATTTTCTATTGCGCGAAAAAATTACAAGTTTCGACCATGAACGAATTCCAGAGCGAATTGTACATGCGCGAGGCAGCGGCGCTCATGGCGTTTTTGAACTTTATAAGCCTCAAGGAGAATTTACTAAAGCGGGAATTTTTAATGATACCTCAAGAAAAACTCCTGTATTTGTTCGGTTTTCAACGGTAGCGGGATCAAAAGGATCTACAGATTTGGCAAGAGATGTGCGCGGATTCGCGGTGAAATTTTATACCGAAGAAGGAACGTGGGATTTAATTGGAAACAATATGCCGATTTTCTTTATTCAAGATGCAATGAAATTTCCAGATCTTGTACATGCGGTAAAGCCGGAGCCAAATAAGGAAATTCCACAAGCAGCTTCGGCTCACGATACTTTTTACGACTTCGTTTCGCTAACTCCAGAAACACTTCACAACCAAATTTGGGTGATGAGCGACCGCGCGATCCCGAGAAGTTTGCGAATGATGGAAGGTTTCGGGATTCATACCTACCGACTTATTAATGAAAAAGGTGAAGCACATTTTGTGAAGTTTCACTGGAAACCAGTTTTGGGTGTTCACTCAGTAACTTGGGACGAAGCGGTGAAAATTAGCGGTGCAGATTCTGATTTTCACCGTCGTGATTTATGGGATGCAATTGATTCAGGACAGTTTCCGGAATGGGAACTTGGTTTCCAGATTGTTCCCGAAGCCGACGAGCATAAGTATGAATTTGACTTGCTTGATCCTACCAAATTAATTCCTGAGGAGATGGTGCCTGTCACGATTGTTGGGAAAATGACTTTGAATAGAAATCCTGAAAACTTCTTTGCCGAAACCGAGCAGGTCGCTTTCTTGCCTGGAAATATTGTTCCAGGAATCGATTTTTCTAATGATCCGCTTCTTCAAGGTAGATTATTCTCCTACCGCGACACTCAATTGTCTCGTTTAGGATCCCCTAATTTTCATCAAATTCCAATCAATAAACCAATTGTGGAAGTTCACAATAATCAGCGCGACGGTCAGATGCAGATGAGCATTCCGAAGGGCAATACGGCATATTTTCCAAATACCTTGGGTGGCGGTTGTCCGCACATGTCCAAAGTTTCGGATGGTGCTTTTGAGTCGTATGCCGAGCGCATTGATTCGAATAAAATTCGTACAAGATCCGAGAGTTTTATTGACTTCTTTTCGCAGCCTGCATTATTTTACCGCAGTTTGCAGAAGTGGGAACAACAACACGTTATGGAAGCGTACGCTTTTGAACTAGGAAAATGTACGCATCAACATATTCAGGAGCGAATGCTTTGGATGGTTAATGAAATTAATGAGGATTTGGCGGCACAAGTTGCAAAGAAACTAGGTCTCAAAGTCCCAGATACCATTGAACAACCTATAAATCAGGCGATTTCTGCTGATTGTAATGTGGAAGATTTCCAACCTGGAAAAGCCAAAAATTATTTGGACAAATCGCCAGCATTGAGTCAGGATAAGTCAAAATTTGATACGATTGCCACCCGTCAGATTGCGTGTTTGATGGCTGATGGTTTTAGTATGAAAGACTTTGATGCTATGAAAAAAACACTTGAAGCGAAGCATGCAGTTGTAAAAATTATTGCTCCTCACGGTGGCACAATTACTTGTGATACTGGGATGGAACACAAGGTTGATGCTGCAATTGCCACTACCGAAAGTGTGCTTTTTGACGCCATCTACATTCCTGGTGGACAGAAATCTATCGATGGTCTCAAAGCCGAAAAGAAATATGTGAAATTTATCAATGAAGCCTTGAAACATTGCAAAGCAATTGCTGCCGATAATGAAGGTGAAGACATGCTAAATAAGACTTTCGTGTCTGATTTTAAGGATGACAAAGCGATTTTGATTAACGCCGATGCACAGAAATTTGTCGATGCTATTGCCAAGCACAGAAATTGGGATCGTATGGAGCGAGCAAGTGATTTGCCAGTTTAA
- a CDS encoding ADP-ribosylglycohydrolase family protein gives MNDLRYNIKSALFGVAIGDALGVPVEFKSREAISENPVLDMTGFGTYNLPPGTFSDDSSLTFCLAEALTEDFDLDIIARNFIKWFYENYWTARGDVFDIGIATRQAIDKLARGVQAEHAGGIDVSSNGNGSLMRILPLVFYIIDKPIAERFEITKQISSITHGHIRSVVSCFYYLEFARHIIRGTDKFEIYKKLQSEVPDFLNSISTEPVEINLFNRLLENNIYELESNVISSSGYVLHTLEATIWCLLTTDNYHEAVLKAVNLGDDTDTTAAVTGGVAGLLYGFESIPKTWLNLLARKDDIEDLAERFADKIIFDRN, from the coding sequence ATGAACGACTTGAGATACAATATAAAATCGGCATTATTTGGAGTTGCAATTGGCGATGCGCTTGGTGTTCCGGTAGAGTTTAAAAGTAGAGAAGCAATCAGTGAAAATCCCGTTTTAGATATGACTGGCTTTGGTACCTACAATTTACCGCCCGGCACTTTCTCTGACGATAGTTCCTTAACTTTTTGCCTTGCCGAAGCTTTGACTGAAGATTTTGATCTAGATATTATAGCTCGAAATTTCATAAAGTGGTTTTATGAAAATTATTGGACAGCAAGAGGCGACGTTTTTGATATTGGTATTGCCACTAGGCAAGCGATTGACAAACTTGCACGCGGAGTTCAAGCGGAGCACGCTGGGGGAATTGATGTTTCGTCAAATGGCAACGGCTCACTGATGAGAATTCTTCCATTAGTCTTCTATATTATCGATAAACCAATTGCAGAAAGGTTTGAGATCACAAAACAAATTTCTTCGATCACTCACGGCCATATTCGGTCTGTCGTTTCATGCTTCTACTATCTAGAATTTGCAAGGCATATTATTCGAGGAACTGACAAATTTGAAATTTATAAAAAATTGCAAAGTGAAGTTCCCGACTTTCTAAACTCAATATCAACTGAACCAGTCGAAATTAATTTATTTAACCGACTTTTAGAAAATAATATATATGAGTTAGAGTCAAATGTTATTTCTAGTAGCGGTTATGTACTACACACTCTCGAAGCAACCATTTGGTGTTTACTCACAACAGACAATTACCACGAAGCAGTTTTAAAAGCGGTAAATCTTGGTGATGATACTGACACCACAGCCGCAGTTACAGGAGGTGTGGCAGGACTTCTTTATGGCTTTGAATCTATTCCTAAAACCTGGCTAAATCTGCTTGCAAGAAAAGATGACATCGAAGATTTGGCAGAAAGATTTGCTGACAAGATTATATTTGACAGAAATTAG
- a CDS encoding sensor histidine kinase codes for MKSIYNFMKQKINLLIVGSAAVLIGLIAMQFYLVKTAYEYKVEQFRLEIKERIASITNDYSDIDSKIFVKKDIYYKELAEHFLLNHTTTKEQIKQSILQNNFKKELTEKLQEEFRKEMPDLEMDFAIVLDKFVLYNNAEADTIFAEQPLITNKVFGNLASLEDAFMVRNYVGTTSGVFKSTVGNVSYKLLTEDTLFVSIKNWEIIVLKRMILIFSLAVCFILILTLLFVITLKSLIQQKKISNIKTDFINNITHELKTPLATLSVSTKLLSRPQIKENFESFDGLLETINRQNTRLQSLIDQVMTNALGYNDIDLNKEKVLMANFLNEIIDDFQIAFPNVLIKTDFKNLSATLNLDKFHLTTAITNVLENAVKYGCHNILVSCSMHDSKFCIAIQDDGIGISKQNQLVLFDKFYRVQQGDIHTTKGLGLGLYYVQQIVKAHHGSIQIVSDLGKGATFNLSIPAS; via the coding sequence TTGAAGAGTATTTATAACTTTATGAAGCAGAAGATCAATTTACTTATCGTTGGATCGGCAGCCGTTTTAATTGGGCTGATTGCAATGCAATTCTATCTTGTAAAGACTGCATATGAATATAAAGTGGAGCAGTTTCGATTGGAAATTAAAGAGCGTATTGCTAGTATCACCAACGATTACAGCGATATTGATTCGAAGATTTTTGTCAAAAAAGATATTTATTATAAGGAACTAGCAGAACATTTTTTGCTAAATCACACAACTACAAAAGAGCAAATAAAACAATCAATTCTACAGAATAATTTCAAAAAGGAATTAACTGAAAAGCTTCAAGAGGAATTTCGAAAAGAAATGCCCGATTTGGAAATGGATTTCGCGATTGTGTTGGATAAATTTGTACTCTACAACAATGCTGAAGCAGATACTATTTTTGCTGAACAACCCCTGATTACAAATAAGGTTTTTGGGAATTTAGCATCACTTGAAGACGCATTTATGGTCCGAAATTACGTTGGTACTACCAGCGGCGTATTTAAATCTACAGTTGGAAATGTCTCTTATAAATTACTGACCGAAGACACTTTGTTTGTTTCAATAAAAAATTGGGAGATAATTGTTTTGAAAAGAATGATATTGATCTTTTCATTGGCGGTATGCTTTATTTTAATTCTTACACTTCTATTTGTAATTACGTTGAAATCTTTGATACAACAAAAGAAAATAAGTAATATCAAAACTGATTTTATTAATAACATTACCCACGAGTTAAAAACGCCATTGGCAACATTATCCGTTTCGACAAAATTGCTCAGTCGACCTCAAATAAAAGAAAATTTCGAAAGTTTTGATGGACTTTTAGAAACCATCAATAGACAAAATACTCGTCTACAAAGTCTGATAGATCAAGTGATGACAAATGCTTTGGGTTATAATGATATCGATTTAAATAAAGAAAAAGTTCTAATGGCGAATTTTCTGAATGAGATAATCGACGATTTCCAAATTGCTTTTCCAAATGTGTTAATCAAAACTGACTTTAAAAATCTTTCGGCAACCCTAAATCTGGATAAATTTCATCTTACCACGGCAATTACGAATGTATTAGAAAACGCAGTTAAATATGGCTGTCATAATATATTGGTTTCCTGTTCTATGCACGATTCTAAGTTCTGCATTGCGATTCAAGACGATGGAATTGGGATATCAAAACAAAATCAGTTGGTATTATTTGATAAATTTTATCGCGTACAGCAAGGCGATATTCATACTACAAAAGGATTGGGGCTTGGATTATATTATGTGCAACAGATTGTAAAAGCGCATCACGGCAGTATTCAGATTGTAAGTGATTTGGGCAAGGGAGCGACTTTTAATCTATCAATTCCAGCCTCTTGA
- a CDS encoding L,D-transpeptidase family protein, with product MSRSKLILASIPLIILGLSAYYFYPEQKVPDNIEIDKLLVYKSKRQLLAFSNGELIKTYKISLGKNPVGHKEFEGDKKTPEGLYTINDKNPHSGYHKNLGVSYPNKVDIANSKRLGKPTGGDIKIHGLRNKTGYIGKFHRWTDWTLGCIALTDQEIDELYRAVKVGTQIEIKPSKIGRE from the coding sequence ATGAGCAGAAGTAAATTAATCCTCGCATCAATCCCTTTGATTATTTTAGGCTTATCTGCCTATTACTTTTATCCAGAACAAAAGGTTCCTGACAATATTGAGATTGACAAACTACTTGTATATAAATCCAAAAGGCAATTGTTGGCTTTTTCAAACGGCGAACTTATTAAGACGTACAAAATATCACTTGGCAAAAACCCAGTTGGTCATAAAGAATTTGAAGGGGACAAAAAAACGCCAGAGGGACTTTACACAATAAATGATAAAAATCCCCATAGTGGTTACCATAAAAATCTTGGCGTGTCATATCCTAATAAAGTAGATATTGCAAATTCTAAACGATTGGGAAAACCTACTGGCGGCGACATCAAAATTCACGGACTACGCAATAAAACGGGATATATTGGTAAATTTCACCGTTGGACCGATTGGACTTTGGGCTGTATAGCACTTACGGATCAAGAGATTGACGAACTGTATCGCGCAGTAAAGGTAGGAACACAAATCGAAATTAAACCTAGCAAAATCGGAAGAGAATAA
- a CDS encoding IS3 family transposase gives MFACNLFGVDRQVYYRNIKRKSVKESKAIEVVSMVLYIRKSMPRLGTKKSYHLLKDQLKPLKIGRDKLFNILRANHLLIQPRRSYHITTNSHHHFRKHKNQVLGLEINRPDQVWVSDITYIGRRENPCYLSIITDAYSKKIMGHYVADNMNTESSALALRMAIKQRKSKQVPLIHHSDRGLQYCAKDYQKILRKNGIVASMTQNSDPYENAVAERINGILKQEFMIDKYNLKLNLMKSLVKESIDTYNELRPHYSNYMLTPNQMHLQNIIKMRTYKTKKNTCENDFASV, from the coding sequence GTGTTCGCCTGTAATTTGTTCGGGGTAGACAGACAGGTTTATTATCGAAATATTAAAAGAAAGTCCGTAAAAGAGTCTAAAGCAATTGAAGTTGTATCGATGGTTCTATATATTAGGAAATCTATGCCCAGACTTGGTACAAAGAAATCGTACCATCTTTTAAAGGATCAATTGAAACCATTAAAAATAGGCAGGGATAAATTATTTAATATATTAAGGGCTAATCACTTACTAATCCAGCCTAGACGCAGCTATCACATCACAACTAACTCACATCATCACTTTAGAAAACATAAAAATCAAGTCCTTGGTTTAGAAATAAACAGACCTGATCAAGTATGGGTCTCTGATATAACATACATAGGCAGAAGAGAAAATCCTTGTTATTTAAGCATCATTACCGATGCATATTCTAAGAAGATTATGGGACACTACGTTGCCGATAATATGAATACTGAAAGCAGCGCATTAGCATTGAGGATGGCAATTAAACAAAGGAAAAGCAAGCAAGTTCCACTAATTCATCACTCGGATAGAGGCCTACAATATTGCGCAAAGGATTATCAAAAGATCTTAAGAAAAAATGGAATAGTAGCTAGTATGACACAGAACTCAGATCCGTACGAAAACGCCGTGGCCGAAAGAATCAATGGGATATTAAAACAGGAATTTATGATTGACAAATACAATCTAAAATTGAATCTAATGAAGAGCCTGGTTAAGGAATCAATTGACACTTACAATGAACTACGACCACATTATTCTAATTATATGCTAACTCCTAACCAAATGCATTTGCAGAACATAATTAAAATGAGAACCTATAAAACAAAAAAAAACACTTGCGAAAATGATTTTGCAAGTGTTTAA
- a CDS encoding transposase — translation MKEDQGNRYIKRTQKDYTMSFKLQIVQEIEKGSRSISEVTKEYGIQSHSTVLNWLRKFGNFDWENQIPTTMTKSPEQKVMELEAKVKLLEKQKSLLEHQAFVADKKAIIFDMMIDLAEKEYKIDIRKNSSPEQSTILKSKNTKQ, via the coding sequence ATGAAAGAAGATCAGGGAAACCGCTACATCAAGCGCACACAGAAAGACTACACTATGTCTTTTAAATTACAAATTGTTCAAGAAATAGAGAAAGGATCTCGGTCTATTTCTGAAGTAACCAAAGAATATGGGATACAAAGTCATAGTACGGTTCTTAATTGGTTGCGAAAATTCGGTAACTTTGATTGGGAGAATCAAATACCAACTACTATGACAAAGTCACCAGAACAGAAGGTAATGGAGCTTGAAGCCAAAGTAAAACTACTGGAGAAGCAGAAGTCGCTTTTGGAACACCAAGCTTTTGTTGCAGATAAAAAAGCAATCATTTTCGATATGATGATTGATCTCGCTGAGAAAGAATATAAAATTGATATACGAAAAAACTCCTCACCCGAACAATCGACAATTTTAAAGAGCAAGAACACCAAACAGTAG
- a CDS encoding DUF6642 family protein, whose protein sequence is MDTEKFIFCLEGVSDIDTVTTTEVVKTLEEIALEQGIASIYKSCDTIESLEESLGTLLYDDHDFKDYEIIYLVMPGESNTICLNDYFYSFEEIAELFEGKMKGKVIHFANRKILDLTAEESQYFLDVTGARAVSGYGSSYNSIASTNTIDRAFFSLYQENDDLKEVVEELFQKHYNLCKLLDFRLYY, encoded by the coding sequence ATGGATACTGAGAAATTTATTTTCTGCCTAGAAGGAGTTTCAGACATTGACACTGTTACAACCACCGAAGTAGTTAAAACTTTAGAAGAAATCGCTTTGGAACAAGGTATCGCTAGTATTTACAAATCCTGCGACACCATCGAAAGTTTGGAAGAAAGTTTGGGAACTTTGCTTTATGATGATCACGATTTTAAAGATTACGAAATAATTTATCTAGTGATGCCGGGCGAATCGAATACTATTTGCTTGAATGATTATTTCTATAGTTTTGAAGAAATCGCCGAACTATTTGAAGGTAAGATGAAGGGGAAAGTAATTCATTTTGCCAACAGAAAAATATTGGATTTAACCGCCGAAGAATCCCAATACTTTCTAGATGTAACAGGAGCTCGGGCTGTCTCAGGTTACGGATCTTCCTATAATTCCATCGCAAGTACAAATACAATTGACAGAGCATTCTTTTCCTTATATCAAGAAAATGACGACCTGAAAGAAGTGGTTGAAGAGTTGTTTCAAAAGCATTACAATTTGTGTAAACTTCTAGATTTTAGATTGTACTATTAA